Proteins found in one Kineosporia sp. NBRC 101731 genomic segment:
- a CDS encoding SDR family NAD(P)-dependent oxidoreductase: protein MSTWFVTGTSRGLGLDLVRRLLERGENVAATTRSAQRLAEALGGSGDWPRLLVLEVDLADEQQVTRAVQVAQDRFGGLDVVVNNAGYGFLGAVEEVSDTEARKMFDVQIFGVWNVLRAVLPAMREAGRGHIINVSSILGLTAFPGWGLYVAGKYALEGLTESLAAEVAGFGITVNLVEPGYMRTDFLRPVSLGLPSEQSTGYPAIREMTQQHLAMPGTQLGDPAKAATAIIEVATRGDAPLHQLLGSDSLGLADARIEALRADIEASRALGVTTDIQQ, encoded by the coding sequence ATGTCCACCTGGTTCGTCACCGGCACCTCCCGCGGACTCGGCCTCGATCTGGTCCGCCGGCTGCTGGAACGCGGCGAGAACGTCGCCGCCACCACCCGTTCGGCCCAGCGGCTCGCCGAGGCCCTGGGCGGTTCCGGCGACTGGCCGCGCCTGCTGGTGCTGGAGGTCGACCTCGCCGACGAGCAGCAGGTCACCCGGGCCGTGCAGGTCGCCCAGGACCGTTTCGGCGGCCTCGACGTCGTGGTCAACAACGCCGGCTACGGATTCCTCGGTGCGGTCGAGGAGGTCAGCGACACCGAGGCCCGGAAGATGTTCGACGTACAGATCTTCGGCGTCTGGAACGTGCTGCGCGCCGTGCTGCCCGCGATGCGGGAGGCCGGGCGGGGACACATCATCAACGTCTCCTCGATCCTCGGCCTCACCGCCTTCCCCGGCTGGGGGCTGTACGTCGCCGGGAAGTACGCGCTGGAGGGCCTCACCGAGTCACTGGCGGCCGAGGTGGCCGGATTCGGCATCACGGTCAACCTGGTCGAGCCCGGCTACATGCGCACCGACTTCCTGCGCCCGGTCTCGCTCGGGCTGCCCTCGGAGCAGAGCACCGGCTACCCGGCGATCCGTGAGATGACGCAGCAGCACCTGGCCATGCCCGGCACCCAGCTCGGCGACCCGGCCAAGGCCGCCACCGCGATCATCGAGGTCGCCACCCGCGGCGACGCGCCCCTGCACCAGCTGCTCGGCTCCGACTCCCTCGGCCTGGCCGACGCCCGGATCGAGGCCCTGCGGGCCGATATCGAGGCGAGCCGGGCGCTCGGGGTCACCACCGACATCCAGCAGTGA
- a CDS encoding acyl-CoA dehydrogenase family protein: MSELLTGDLYQFESILDEDDRKVLDRVRAFLDAQVRPIANDYWGRAEFPFQLIKGFADLDIAWLANPVTSGGPQRSLLNGFLAMELARADASVATFFGVHVGLAMGSISACASDEQKQRWLPPMSRMEKIGAFALTEPESGSDIAGGMRTTARRDGDAWVLDGAKRWIGNATFADLIVVWARDVEDGKVKGFVVEKGTPGFTATKIEGKIALRMVENANITLENCRVPEANRLTGAHSFRDTAGVLRRTRSGVAWQAVGVMMAAYEIALAYAKEREQFGRPIAGFQLVQDLLVRMLGNTTACLGMVVRLAQLQEEGTFRDEHSALAKAYCTTRMRETVGWARELLAGNGILLEHDIGRFVADAEALYSYEGTREINTLIVGRAVTGISALT; encoded by the coding sequence ATGTCCGAGTTGCTGACCGGCGACCTGTACCAGTTCGAGTCGATCCTGGACGAGGACGACCGGAAGGTGCTGGACCGGGTGCGTGCCTTCCTGGATGCGCAGGTGCGGCCCATCGCGAACGACTACTGGGGCCGCGCCGAGTTCCCGTTTCAGCTGATCAAGGGTTTCGCCGATCTGGACATCGCCTGGCTGGCGAACCCGGTGACGTCCGGCGGACCCCAGCGAAGTCTCCTCAACGGCTTCCTGGCGATGGAGCTGGCCCGGGCCGACGCGTCCGTTGCTACGTTCTTCGGGGTCCATGTCGGGCTGGCGATGGGCAGCATCAGCGCCTGCGCCTCGGACGAGCAGAAGCAACGCTGGCTGCCCCCGATGTCGCGGATGGAGAAGATCGGCGCGTTCGCCCTGACCGAGCCGGAGAGCGGTTCGGACATCGCCGGTGGGATGCGCACCACCGCACGCCGCGACGGTGACGCGTGGGTGCTCGACGGCGCCAAGCGCTGGATCGGCAACGCCACCTTCGCCGACCTGATCGTGGTCTGGGCCCGCGACGTGGAGGACGGCAAGGTCAAGGGTTTCGTGGTGGAGAAGGGCACACCCGGTTTCACGGCCACGAAGATCGAGGGCAAGATCGCCCTGCGCATGGTGGAGAACGCGAACATCACGCTGGAGAACTGCCGGGTGCCGGAGGCGAATCGGCTCACCGGGGCCCACTCGTTCCGCGACACGGCGGGGGTGCTGCGCCGGACCCGCAGCGGGGTGGCCTGGCAGGCGGTCGGCGTGATGATGGCGGCCTACGAGATCGCCCTGGCCTACGCCAAGGAACGCGAGCAGTTCGGCCGGCCGATCGCGGGATTCCAGCTGGTGCAGGATCTGCTGGTGCGGATGCTCGGCAACACCACGGCCTGCCTGGGCATGGTGGTGCGTCTGGCACAGCTTCAGGAAGAGGGCACGTTCCGCGACGAGCACTCGGCGCTGGCCAAGGCCTACTGCACCACCCGCATGCGCGAGACCGTCGGCTGGGCCCGGGAACTGCTGGCGGGTAACGGGATTCTGCTGGAACACGACATCGGCCGATTCGTCGCCGACGCCGAGGCCCTCTACTCGTACGAGGGCACCCGCGAGATCAACACCCTGATCGTGGGCCGCGCGGTGACCGGAATCAGCGCCCTGACCTGA
- a CDS encoding flotillin family protein, which produces MTGFTSVLIAVAAVVVALFLLTILYAKNYVKVPPNMVAVFTGRGRPKIVRGGARFRVPVLERVDFMSLEPFNIQVSVGSAISSNGVGIAVDVVSLVRFGSTDEAIETGTQRFLTANREELRHQLTEIIAGNMRAICAKMTVEDLNSNRDQLTRSVAEEAGAALASIGMELDVLTVQDVRDKNGYIESLGRKRIAEVRRDAEVGEAQARRDARIAAAEADQQGRTAEAKSQEAIAEAQRALSMKQAEIDTEVKAAQARAAQAGPLAEREAERAVLLAAVDTERQRTERQIAVEEQRAAQRKQALEADVIAPAEAERQAAVRRAEGQKAVTIANAEAEARRRELAGEADLKARTAGAAAFQREGTAQAEVEKAKLLAAAEGQRATLLAEAEGQKELAEALSAFNDEAARLRVLPDLIAVLPLIAKEVAAPMGNISNLTVLSNGGQDGNDALNRVAGSVPSLILQVLETAKAGGLDLGQLLGGTSDPLDPKKTTPTTQA; this is translated from the coding sequence ATGACCGGTTTCACCTCTGTCCTGATCGCCGTGGCCGCGGTGGTCGTCGCCCTCTTCCTGCTGACGATCCTCTACGCGAAGAACTACGTGAAGGTGCCGCCCAACATGGTGGCCGTCTTCACCGGCCGGGGCCGGCCGAAGATCGTGCGCGGTGGCGCCCGGTTCCGGGTGCCCGTGCTCGAGCGCGTCGACTTCATGAGCCTGGAGCCGTTCAACATTCAGGTCTCCGTGGGCTCCGCGATCTCCAGCAACGGTGTCGGTATCGCCGTGGACGTGGTGTCGCTGGTGCGTTTCGGCTCCACCGACGAGGCGATCGAGACCGGTACGCAGCGCTTCCTCACCGCCAACCGCGAGGAACTGCGCCACCAGCTCACCGAGATCATCGCCGGTAACATGCGCGCGATCTGCGCCAAGATGACCGTGGAAGACCTGAACAGCAACCGCGACCAGCTCACCCGCTCGGTCGCGGAGGAGGCCGGCGCCGCCCTGGCCTCGATCGGTATGGAACTCGACGTGCTGACCGTGCAGGACGTGCGCGACAAGAACGGCTACATCGAGTCCCTGGGCCGCAAGCGCATTGCCGAGGTGCGCCGCGACGCCGAGGTCGGCGAGGCCCAGGCCCGCCGGGACGCCCGCATCGCCGCCGCCGAGGCCGACCAGCAGGGCCGCACCGCCGAGGCCAAGTCGCAGGAGGCCATCGCCGAGGCCCAGCGCGCCCTCTCGATGAAGCAGGCCGAGATCGACACCGAGGTCAAGGCCGCCCAGGCCCGGGCCGCCCAGGCCGGTCCGCTGGCCGAGCGCGAGGCCGAGCGGGCCGTGCTGCTGGCCGCCGTGGACACCGAACGTCAGCGTACCGAGCGGCAGATCGCCGTCGAGGAGCAGCGTGCGGCCCAGCGCAAGCAGGCCCTGGAGGCCGACGTGATCGCGCCGGCCGAGGCCGAGCGTCAGGCCGCCGTCCGGCGCGCCGAGGGCCAGAAAGCCGTCACCATCGCCAATGCCGAGGCCGAGGCCCGTCGCCGCGAACTCGCCGGTGAGGCAGACCTGAAGGCCCGTACCGCCGGTGCGGCCGCCTTCCAGCGGGAAGGTACCGCCCAGGCCGAGGTCGAGAAGGCCAAGCTGCTCGCGGCCGCCGAGGGTCAGCGCGCCACCCTGCTCGCCGAGGCCGAGGGCCAGAAGGAACTGGCCGAGGCCCTGTCGGCGTTCAACGACGAAGCCGCCCGCCTGCGCGTGCTGCCCGACCTGATCGCGGTGCTGCCCCTGATCGCCAAGGAGGTCGCCGCGCCGATGGGCAACATCAGCAACCTCACGGTGCTGAGCAACGGTGGCCAGGACGGCAACGACGCCCTCAACCGCGTCGCCGGTTCGGTGCCGTCACTCATCCTGCAGGTACTGGAGACCGCCAAGGCCGGTGGCCTCGACCTGGGCCAGCTGCTGGGCGGCACCAGCGACCCGCTCGACCCGAAGAAGACGACCCCCACCACCCAGGCCTAA